A window of Leishmania donovani BPK282A1 complete genome, chromosome 35 genomic DNA:
GAgggatgggaggggggggggcaggaaagcagctgcaggacatCGCAATGGAGGAAAAGGAGGTTTACtcattttttctttcgcgTATCCGCCGCAACGTCGTTTtccgcgttttttttttgtttcgtgtGCTCTTCTCTCCCGTCTCCTCATTGTTTCCACCGTCGCTGACTTTTCTCTTGGTCCATGCGTGCATCTGCGTGAGCCCCTGCACAGTCAATGGTGCCTATCTTCTAGTTTCAGCTGATCTTGTCCTCTTACCGTTTGGCGCTTTTCATGCTAAGGGGCTTCCGGGAACCCCGCGGCGGAGATGCGGTAGATGTCCTGTAAGTGCTCCTCAAGACTGCCCCTGGAAGGATTGATGTGCTGCACAGCATTGGATGCAATCAGCTCGGCATGGGTGGACGCGCTCGCACACATGCTCACCAGCCGTCTCGCGTGTTCGTTTGTGCATTCATTTAATCTTGACAAGATTGTGCCTAGAGCAAAGAAATGCAGTAATAAGGGGCAACAGAGTGGGTGAACGGACAGAGGACTTCCGTCGTTTTGGTCGCTGTGCGGCTGAGTAGCTTAGACGCACGGTGATGTCATGGAAAACGCGGAGGAAGCCCCGGTTGCGTTCTTAGCTATCACGAGTTCATTACTGCACACCCCTCCTGCGAGATTCTTGATCATGCAGGAGGCGCCGCGTGTGAACATTATCACTGCTTTCCGTAGGGAGAAAGTGCAAGCGGTGTGGAGCAGCGCAGTTCAGCCGCTCCTCGAGCTCCCTGAgcctgtgtgcctgtctctctctttctgtgtgtgccttcgGCTGCTGGCGCCAGGAAGCCTCACGTTTCTGTTTTCCCATGCCTCCATCCGCATCCCCTTTCGCTGCTGGCCTTTTCTTGCACTCCTCTGTGCGTTGTGTACACGACGCACTCACTGCAccgcttcctttttcttgtgCACTGGCGTGTGACGCTCTCATTGGTTTGCACAGGATTATCATCGATTTACCACGCACACCACGCCCTCCTTCTTGAAGCACTGCTCTAAGTACACACTCGCTTGCGTTCGAGCAGCTCTCCTGAGGATAGGCAGACGCCGGGTGCAGCGGAAAAACAAGCCAAAAAGAAtagaaaggaaaggaagcgCGGCGTTACCCACAGTGGGACAGGGAAGGACGGAAGACCTCTGTACACCCGATCAGAGCCCAGACATTTCGCGGTTTGAACAACTAAACATAACAGTGCGCCTTCTTttatcgtttttttttttcgtttgcaTTACCTGTAGAcctacacgcacgcagacatcATGCCGAACACGTACTGTTACTTGGACATCACCATTGGTGGGAAGCCGAAGAGGGAGCGGGTTGTGTTGGAGCTGTTCGCGGATGTGACGCCCAAGACGTGCGAGAACTTCCGCCAGCTGTGCCTCGGAAACGATGGCAAGAAGGTGGAGGGGACGGAGGTGCCCATGACGTACCAGGGTTGCACTTTCCACCGTGTCATCCCGGGCTTTATGATTCAGGGCGGCGACTTCACCAACCAcaacggcaccggcggcgtctCTATCTACGGCGAGAAGTTCGAAGATGAGAACTTCACTATTCCGTGCGACAAGAGCGGTCTGCTCGCCATGGCCAACGCTGGCGCCAACACGAACGGTTCGCAGTTCTTTATcacaacggcgccggcgacacaCCTGACGGGCCGCCACGTCGTTTTCGGTCGCGTGGTCCGTGGCATGAATACGGTGCGCGCAGTCGAGCAGACCCCCACCGGCGCTAACGATAAGCCTGTGGCGGACTGCGTTAtcgccggctgcggcacgctggatgcgctgccggaggaggagccggCTTCCGATGGCGACATGTACCCTGACTACCCAGAAGACGCTGAGTCTCCTATGGTCGACGCCAAGCGCATCGAGGCAGGCGAGTCGATTCGCCAG
This region includes:
- a CDS encoding peptidyl-prolyl cis-trans isomerase (cyclophilin-40), putative → MPNTYCYLDITIGGKPKRERVVLELFADVTPKTCENFRQLCLGNDGKKVEGTEVPMTYQGCTFHRVIPGFMIQGGDFTNHNGTGGVSIYGEKFEDENFTIPCDKSGLLAMANAGANTNGSQFFITTAPATHLTGRHVVFGRVVRGMNTVRAVEQTPTGANDKPVADCVIAGCGTLDALPEEEPASDGDMYPDYPEDAESPMVDAKRIEAGESIRQIGNSHFKNAAYDSAIEKYAKAVRYLNQVENKEVHPEVDAKLIACYNNHAMCAIKLQQWSEARHTASLALSVDAKNAKAFFRRGTAALKAGDADGAVEDLTQAHQIEPENAEITAKLSEAKEKVKAQKAKLAANLKKMFS